From the Xylocopa sonorina isolate GNS202 chromosome 9, iyXylSono1_principal, whole genome shotgun sequence genome, the window ACCTTGAATGCTAAACGCCGAATGTACATGTAATAAATACAGGAATAATGTAATTTAGATGTAAAATATTACGCGTACGTGTAatgtgtgcgcgcgtgtgtgtctgtgtgtatgtatgtatgtatgtatgtatgtatgtgtgtgtgtgttcgtTTTCGTTACTTCAAACtttagcatctctcttctaatgAATTTCAGCTAAAAATCGCAATTTACGAAAAATAATCACGGCGCGCACGATCTCGTTTAAAAGGTAGTATTAACCTGCGCCATTATATGTACGAGTTCTCGTCTGAGCCATTGTTTTTAAACCATTTACTGTTCAAGCTGGAATATAAGTTATTCTCGTGTCAATCTTTATTATCCGATCAAGTTCTAATTCGTTCGTAAACTATTACGAACCTGTGAATCCCTGCGGCGGCTGGCCGGGTACTGAGTATTGTGGTCTAAAGTTGCCGAAATTGGCCGCACCCGCGAACGTAGCCGGCAATTGTCCGCCAGAGAAGCCTGCAGGAAATTGCTGCGCGAGTAACGCTGCTTGACCCGACTGAGAACTGCTCCCACCTGGCGCAGTGGCCGCCAATCGACTCAGTATCGACCTCTCGGACATCTGAAGTCTTTGAGCAACAGGTGGAATACGAGCTAATGTGGCTGGTAAACGGCTCACGTCGGATTTCATGTCTGACAACAGTTCCTCCAATTGATTTAGTACCTGTGAATTAACAATAAACGCATAGAAAATAAAGTAATTGATAAATATACGAGAATAATAAATATACGAGAAAGGTATCGTTACTTTATGCAATACAGCATTCGCTGGTTTATTCCCAGCAAGACTTTCTTTACTAAGATGTTGGTGCGATTCTGCAAGGCACTCGACTTCAGCAAATCTTGCATTCAGACTCATCGCAGGGTGATTAGGATCCTGCGTTAAGTTCAGGTACGCTGCTCTTCTCAACTGCTCCTCTATCACTAACGCTTGTTCCAATAGCTTGAATCGTCGAGCTAGGAATTTATTCTTTATTTCTAAGAAGTTACCCTTGCCTACGTCCATCTTGAATGGTTCATTTATTATCGCGAACctgtataaaataatatttaagtgACACACATACATTTTTCTACTAACCATACTTTTCCTCTTCGTCGTTCGAGCTTTTGTTACCTGATATCGTTCTGAATATCTTGCCAGCGACCATAGCCATGTGTAACGATGCCAGCTAGCAACCAATAATCGTGTCTTCGATGCCATATTTCATACTCACGACCAGGTACAGCTGCTTTTTCTTCGTTCAACCATAATGTGTGTAACTCCGTAAAACCACCATCGGCGATGTTAAACATAAATTTGCGTTTGGGCTTTATCACTTCCGAATCACAGTCCTTTACATCTTTATCTTTGCCATCCTTTTCCTATAATACAAAATTGTATGTTAATTGTATCGAATAAGATACCACTCGCTTACTGTCAAACCATATTGAGAAGAAATACCTCTCGTTTTTCAGTTTCGTCTTCGTCATCTTTAACGATAACAACATCTTCCTCGGGTTCTTGTTTTGGCTTATTCTCGTTACTTTCCACTTTCTCGTCACGTTTCATTAATGACTTTTCATCTTTTATTTCTCCTTTATCCTTATCCTTATCCGCTGTTTCCGCATCCATATCCTTTTCTTCCTTCTTTATATCTTCCTTGTCTTTATCCTTCTCCGTATTACTCTCCTCTTCCTCTTTGGAATCTTTTAATTCTTCTTTCGCATCCTTTCCGTCGGCACTCtggagaaataaaaaaaaaaactcattTTTCTTACTGTCAAAACATCTAAAAGTTTGTGTTAAGTGCGAGGCAAGGCGAATGTCGAAGAAGATTATATGACCAAAAACACTGACCTCTTTATCCTTCTGGTCGTCCTTGGATTCTTTCATTTCAGATGCGTCCGAGTTCGTTTTATTGGAATCAGTGGTTGTGGATCCAGGGACAGTTGTCGGCGTTGGAGTCGCAGCTGGACTTGGGCTAGGTGCATTGGAAGTGGCAGGGGTGGCACTGGTACTACTGGTTCCAGTTGCACCATCCCCACTGCCGTCTACTTTAACAGGTTCTACCGGCTTTCGAATCATTTCTGGCATCGAGTAGTATCCATTTATGTGCTCAAATTCTTGTACCTATAATTGAACATCAAGAATTGAGATTTGACGTTACAAATACTATGTTTCGCTGTAAAAGAAATGAATTAACGAACAAGTTTACCTTTTTCCTTATCAGAGACATAACACCTATTCTTGTTAGAACGTGCTGCCTGCTGAGACCTTCTCTTGGAACACCGTCCGCGAACGTTTCGGCGTTGTCCGCACCAGGTTCGCAGAGGTGACGCATGAAGAGGGAAACGTACGCTTTGAAGTTCTTCTCCGACTTACCCCTTAGATCACGCACTAGCCTAAAATGCGAAAATATACTTTAACAGTACTTTAAATTTACTGATTGCTAAACACATTTCGAGAGAGGAACTAACCACTGAGAATTGAACGCGTCCTGCGGTGGCATACCGTAACGCATGATCGCATTCAGGAATGCTTTTCTCTGTCTAGCATTGAAGCCTAACACCTTGATACAGAAATAACGTTAGATAGCATCTCTTTCAGTTTTTCAATCAGTTTCGAAGTATAAACAAGATTACGCAAACACACGCATACTTCAATGTTTCCATTGACTCTGGCAAGTAACGGAGGTAGAGGACGATCCTTTTCGTCTCTCCTTTCCAATCTACGCCTACTTCTACGGGACAACAGATCGCCATCTCCTTTCTCATCGAAGTCGTCGTCTTCTTTGTCATCGTCACTGGGAGCACTGAAGTCGCTGTTGTAATCGGATAAATTTTCCTGCCAAGGTTGGTCGTCCCTTGTACTTTGATCTCCGGTCACACCACCGTCGTTATAGTTCACCTGCTTACGTATTCGTTTACCTAGTATGGGAAATAATTACAAGCCGTTAATTATTTATACAAAACATGAaaagaaatataatttataacgtACCTTTCCCAAGCGTTCTAGCGATATCTTCTTGCTGCTGTTCGTAATGATGCCTCAATAATTTAATCCAGTAAGCCGGATCTGTGTTCTCAGCTTCTTGTTTGATTATTTCTGTATCTGCCTCTTCTTCCGTTTCCCCTTCTTTCGTTACATACGACGCAACTTTGAAAGAACTTAAATATTCGTTGGCCCAATTTTCTTTCTGCTCGATACCTTCCTTGCTTCTGTCTAACAATTCAGCCACAGCTTTGTCATCGTAGTGAATAGCTTCGTCCTCTTTACCTTCTTCTTCTTTGAACAGTTCCTCGGTACCTTGTATATATAAAGGATCAGTTAGATACTCGTTCACAACTTAATCCTTAATCTATTTTAGTAATAAGAACCGTACCAAATCGTAAAATATCATCGAGTTCTTGCTTGCTGAAGTTGGCACCTTTACCACCCATGCCAGGTCTCACAACTAAATGCGTCAACATCATTTTACGTTTTGCCACTTGCGTGACACGTTCCTCTACAGAGTTACGTGTCACGAATCTATAGATCATGACTTTATTGGCTTGTCCGATTCTGTGAGCTCTACTGAACGCTTGAATATCATTATGCGGGTTCCAATCCGAGTCGTAGATGATCACAGTATCCGCAGTGGCCAAGTTTATACCCAAACCACCGGCACGAGTCGATAATAGAAACACGAATTGCTGTGCACCTTTTTAAAAAAGGTGAAAAGATTATATTATATACAATATTGTTGTTGCATGTGTTAGACAATGTTCAGATAGGTACAGATTAGATAAAAAAATTGTCTACGTACCAGGTGCATTAAATCTATCAATGGCTTCCTGTCGCTGTGCGCCAGTAATATTACCATCTATTCGTTCGTATTTGTAACCTTCACCTTCTAGGTAATCTTCAAGAATATCCAACATTTTTGTCATTTGAGAGAAGATCAGCACTCTATGTCCGTCGTCTCTTAGTTTTTTCAACATTTTGCTCAGCAACACCAGTTTTCCCGCTGCTTTGATCAACGCGGACGTTTCGTAGCTTCCATTTGGCGCAGTTGGTGCTTCTTGAGATGCGGCTGGGAATAAATAAGGATGGTTGCAGCACTTTTTAAGGTCCATCATAATGTTCAACAATGACACTTGTTGACCCCCGCCTTTAGGATTTAATGCCTCGAAGTTTCTCgtcaatatatatttataatatttcttCTGCATGGGTGATAGTTCAACGCGAACGATGAACTCTGATTTGCTTGGCATATTCTACaaataaacatgacacttgatTATCGATATGTTCAATCTAGTAAAATATTTGATACGTACTTTTAATACGTCAGCCTTCAATCTCCTCAACATGTGCGGTCCAAGCAGCTCGTGCAACTTCTTTACCTGCTCCTCTTTCGAGATGTCGGCAAATTCATTTTGGAACGCTGCTAAATCATTAAATTTATCGCGACAGAGGAAATTCAGTAGATGAAACAATTCCTCCAGGTTGTTTTGCAAGGGAGTACCAGTTAACAATAATTTATAGGCGATATTATAAGATGCCAATAGTCTGAAGAACTTCGACTGGTTGGATTTTAGCCTATGCGCCTCGTCTACTACGAGCACAGCCCAGTCTATCGATCCTAGGCAGGCAGAATCGATCGAAATTAATTCATAACTCGTAAGTAGCACGTTGAATTTAATTTGATTCGATCGGATCTTTGACGCTCGACCTCCACGAACAGCACCCTCTTCGAAAGATAATTCATTTTCACGAATTACAATACGACTATCCTTATCACCTGAAATCGGTATAAATTACCAATTAGTAACACGATAATGAATATCAATTTTACGTGCGTATACCTACCAACATAAGTAACGCAATAGAAATCAGGTGCCCAAGTTTCGAATTCACGTTCCCAATTAATAATGGTCGATAAAGGGACAGATACGAGGAATGGTCCCTTACAGTGGCCTTCTTTGTACAATGAATAGAGGAAAGTGATAGTCTGTATGGTTTTTCCCAGACCCATCTCGTCTGCTAAAATAGTATCTATTCCTTGGCCCCACGAATATCTTAACCAATTTAAGCCCTGTGAAGTAATGAAATTACGAAatgttttttttaaataagCAATACAATGAAAATAAGACACACACTTCTAACTGATAAGGATGCAACTGCATTCCAGTCTGATCTAAGTAATCCGGTTGTCGCTCATATTTTTTCTTGAGATCTGTTGTTGGTTTGTCAGGCGGAGGAGTGTACCTTTTAGGCGTTCTCTCTTCGTCGTCGATCAGTTCACGAGTCTTTGATTTCTTGCTTTTACCTGAATACAATATAAGCAGTTAGTTCGCTGATTCGTAGAGGATTGATCGAAAAGAGAAAACAACAAATTAACCGACTCTTCTCACCCTTCTTGCCCTTTCGTGAAGAGCTACCATCACAGCAATTCGCGGCTCTCAGATCCAAGTAATACTCGATGGCCTGCTTCAATCCGGGAATATCTTCGTGTTCATCTTCCCAAGTTGCCTGATCGTATCCTAATTCCCTCCATTTAACGAGATACGTCGCTCTGCCGTCTCTCGACAGTCTATGATTAATTACTCGGTGCACTACAAGCCATTCTGGACGTACTCCATAACGATAGAATCGTTCTTCTAAGTTATATTCGTCCCTATTGGTAGCACCATCCTGCTCTTTCAAACGTTTCACACGGGAATCACTTTCGTCCAATGGCTCCTCCAATTTCGGAGGTTCGTCCATGTCGTATTTCCGCGAGTAATTTCTGTAAATCATAAGAGGATTCGCAAAATGATAGAAAGAAGGTTGAATGTATTGTTGGCACGTTCAATGAGTGGCATACCTGAACATAAGAGGATGAAAAACGTCAAGTTGTAATTCTGTGATCCAGTCGCAATGCCAGTAGGACATGTCTGCCCATTTCACGAAAAATTCACGAATCCTGCGCTGTTTAGGAGCAGCTTTACTTGTCGAAGGTTCCTCTGAAGGTGCTTCTGGACATTCCTTCCACCTCCATGTCAAAATCTTTGCAACTATTTAAAAAAAGGAGGAGGAAAAGAAAGCGTAAGTTACACGTACGTGCTAAAAGTTCGtttttccacgtctacgataccTTTTCCACGTATTGGTGGACAAGAACATCTAGGACACTTCCAGTCACCGTCAGGAATTTCTGAGAGCGGCGGATTTAAACAGTGTGTGTGATACGCGCTGGTACAGCTATCACAGCATAGCAATTCACCACCATCTTTACATATTCTACAGAACTCCATGTGTTCATCGTCATCTTCAGCGGCGCCTGCGGGCAGAATGAACAATCTCATAGATCACGGTTCGTTTTTCTTGATCGGATTCACATCAGCATGTGGGGGTGGGATGAAAGGTTCGGGAGCCACAAGGAAGGTACCTGCAATACCTTCTCCTTCACAGTGAGGGCAACTCCATTTTCCTTCTGGTGTTTCTTCTAATTCCGGTTCTAGACAAACTAAGTGATAAGCTCTGGGACACGTGTCGCAAAGAATAATTTCACCACCTTGTTGGCACACTTCGCAATAATCCTGATGATCAGTCTATACAAAAAAAGTGTAACCATTGTAATTCTCTATTGGAAAGGAGATATAGCGAATATTAATCAAGAACAGGCTAATTATATATACCTGAAGACCTTCCTCTCCATCTGGAAATTTCGACGTAGTTTtcgtctttttcttctttttagtcTTATTTCCGATTTTAGTTTTTGCCTTCCTGCGAACCGGTGGTTCTGCCGGTGGCTCGACTCCACCTTCCTCTGCATTTCCCTTATTTGTTCCGTCTGCGCCAGAAGGCTCCTCTGCATCTGCCAACATCTGCTCAAACTCCATATCTGAATCTCTGTCGGTACCAGCACCGCTGCCCTCCGCCTCTTCATCCGAGCTTCCTCGTTTACGTTTCCCAAGCTTAATCTTAAGCGTCGGTACTTTCGAAGCTTTTTTTCCCTTCTTCGCCCGGGATCCTCGAGATTTTCGTTTTCTATCACTGTCCTCATCGTCGTCTTCTTCGTCTTCACCTTCTTGCACCGCATTACTGCGATTCGCCCTCGCGTTTCTGCTATCCTCATCCACATTCGCGGACGGCACATCCGCGTCTGGTTGCGTATGAGGATTTAATTCGGAAAAATCACGCCATTTAGCGGCCACTAACATCATGAGCTTAGACATTGGAACCTAAAAACGTTGCGGGGCGAAAACTAAATAAAATTATTGGAAAACTAATTGCTTTAAACCTTTAATGTATATAGAAATGAATTTACTTTTGGATTCTCCTTCGCCAAAAGCGGTCTGACGTGTTGTTGAAATAATTTATAGGTAGTTAAGTTTTGAAAATCTGCATCTGTGTATTCAATTTGTACATCAGTCAACCCAAAGGTATTACAGACTTCCTCGATTGTAGGCATTCCCGTTGTTGGTTCCTGACTGGGAGGAGCAGGTGCATTGTGACCAGAGGATTTTCTGGAGGAAGATTTTCTACTTTTCCTATTTCCAGCATAGTCACTGTCATCTCCAGCAACGTCACCAGTCTCACCACCTCCTCCAAAGTCACTTTCCTGTGCAATTATATCCACTATAGTAGTGTAtcagttacatacattttaagaaatgaaagaaagacAATTACATCTCCAGAGTcagattttttctttttcttctttttctttccctttttgTCTTCACTACGGGCTTTCCGTTTCttcccctttttcttttttctctcttctggCTCATAATCATCGTCCTCCTCCTGTGTAAAAATAATACACTTTCTTTAGCAACCTTCAATTCAATAGAACAAATTTAATTCTTACAAAAAATACCAACTAGTCTTTGAGACTCCTCGGCATCAGATGAACCATCTACTTGTTGATTAATGTTTGAAACTTGACCTCCAGTTTCATCTAAGTCATCTTCCCCTAAAAATGTATCATAtcaaagaaatattattttatgaaaCATTCTGATTCTAAAGGTGACATATTGACGCAAAGCTTTCAATAAATGCAAAAAATTACATTTCaatgtaaaaataattatttccaaTAGTCTAGCTTGTTTTTACTATTTTCGTAATACAACAATTTctcatatacatattatatgaCTGATGCATTAAACCACTTCACTGGCTGCTTCCAACTTACATAAAATCAATATCTCTATTCATTATTATGTAGGTTTGGAATAGCCAATACACACATATATTACAGGCGAAATTAATATTTTGCATAAATCAATAATGCGCGATTTATTTGAGAATATTTTCCATTAAAAATATACATGTCCCCTACTTATTAATCTGATATTAATACATTCTATTTGGTTTACAAATAAGCGTAAAGATTTTACGTGAAACCATAAAAAAGAATTGTTTAAATTATCTTCCATCGTAGTGCCGCGACGACACGGTGTGGACATTTTTTCCATACATTTTTTCGAGAAATTTCGATAACTTTTAATCGAAAAGCCTGAACAATAAACATCCTCGATATTTTATCAACGAAGAAGTCTATGAAAGTATGTGATCTTTAAGGAATCGAGCTACAATTTTGATATAAATTTTGATATTAAAGAatgacaaagagagagagatagtagagagagagagtaacacAATCCTGTGACGCATGTTATTGGACAGAGCGCTCGATTCGCGAAACGGTAGCGGACTGATAATTACCAAATCGATAGTTATGTTTTATAACAAACCAATTTTTTTATTCTCCGAGCATGATCAGAATGATAAAACGAACGCGAGTACAAGGCCTCTGTGTGAGAGGAAAATGTGCGCATGTCTATGTGTCATTTGAAAACAAGACGTCGAAATCAAATATtggaaatatataaattatttcaGACTAATCCATGTCCGCTGAATGCTTTGTGCGAGAGTATACGTCCGCCATTTTCTTCAAAAGAGCTCACCACATTGGACGTCTATATTTTAGATTCATAATATTACCGCGGATTTTAAATTTCGTCGACTCTTCGACCGTATAAAAAAGACTGGGAATAAAACCGCGATTGCTGTGCAATCCTGAAATCTTCAGCAAGTCCCAGAACACAACATCCTCCAGAAACTCGAACCGGCCGctaatacatatatgtatatacatttgTAATGGTGTACGTGCATACGATGAACAGCCACACGCGAGCACGCAcaagcacgcacgcacacacacaagcATACCAGATGGTCAGAAAACCGAAGCGAGCATTGCGAAATTACTTAAAGATTCCGTTAGAAATTAGAAGTATCATTTTGCGTTGTTACACTCCTAGGAGGGTTCCGGTTTTCCAACGAGTATCTCTGAATTACTCGAAACGTACAAGATGAATGAAATCTTCCTATTTGGCGGTTAGAGCGGATTTAGCTTTTTGCTAGAGGCAATCTTTTGCGAAAAACCAACATGTGCCTCTCGATGTAGCGTATCGAGACCGACGGAAGGATGAAAGTTACATGCGACAGGCACATGGGGTTAATTGTGTAGCGCGACATTCACCGAACACTCGTTAAGCTTTAATTATGTAAGAAACAAATTGGGAATAGCGAAAACACACTTCGATGCTGGACGAGTTCAAAAGGAAAATTCTGATCAAGCGGTTAGTTAGCCGAGATCGACGCGTCAAATCATAACGTGTTACGATCCGAGGCATAATATCtgcaaagaaaagaaaagaaaagaaaagaaaaactttGCTCGAATTGTGACAGCAGCTCGACATCGAATGGTCTGCAACTCCGAATACACCGGAAATAAAGAAAGCTCCAAGAGCCATGTGATTTCTCACAAACCATTGAATGTAAACAATAACCTATACACAAACGATAATTTCGCTAGATTTAAGCGATGCTTAAACGCACTATAAACGCCGATTATCCGTTAACTagttaaacgagatatcaccgTGGAATTATTGAACAATTCAAAAGGTTAGTTTGTACTGTTTTAACCGAGAAAAGGCAAATCGTGGTATCGGCTCGGCAGTCGAGGAATTTCCTCTCGACGATCAACCTGAGGTGAAATTGATGGAAAACAAAGGAGAAATCGCGATAGAACGAGCGACAACGAGGCAGCGTGTGGAAAACTACAGAAGGACCAATTGACATGGCAGCCATTCGTACGAAAAGCGCGCGTCCTGCGTGTTCGAGGATATAACTTTCCGGTAGTATTCGTGACCAACTGTGTCCCTCGTCGCACTTACCCGCGTAGCTTTCGTCCACCTCCTCATCGGACGCCATCCTCTAGCACCGCAGCAGTATTGCGCTCGAGGAACACTCGAGATAGATTTAATCACTCACAGAATAAGATGCTAGCCGTGGAAAAAGCGTACGGATATGCGACATTAAACTCGGCTCGTGGCTCCGACGCTCTCCGCGTTTCAGTTTCGGCGTGCCGTCACTTCGTCTTGTACGTGCACCGATGTGCACCTACTGCTCTACGTTTCTTCTCTCACGCGATTCGTCGGTTCTCTTCGTTCCTTCCTCCACCACGCGCCGATTTTCTCTCCCCTCGTTTTCCCCTCTTCGCTCTGAGAGAGTTCGTTTCTGCACCTCTTTCACCGCCCCTCGTCCCGCGTCCTAGCCGTTTCAGTACGCTGTAGTTCAATGTATACGAATGGTCTGTCGGGTCTCCCGTGTTGCATTTATTTCTTTTCCTTCACCCCCTCCCTTCCTCGCCCCGATGGTTCGTTCACTATTCCTCCCTTAACCGTCGTTGGTCCGCTGAACATGCTTTTTagtttttcaaaaaaaaaaaaaaaagaaaaagatacctTTTTCAATGATCACGTTTTCCGTGTACGAGCCTGATAGACCGTTATGTCGATCTTGTTTCTCTATTCGTTATCTCAGCTTTTTTTCCCTTCTATTTTTTTCGTTTCCTTTCTCTCCCTTCTTTTCAATCGTTACATCGGAACACTTTTATCTCCATGCTTTTGCATTTGATCATTTCCGGAATGAACTTAACAAAATTTGCATTACGCGTTGTTCGAagtaatttctatattttacgaaTAATCCTCCCTCTTCTTGGTTCTTTACTGAAAAAAAATGCGCTATGAATTTTTCATCGTCAATTTTCGCGTATAAACGAACCCTATAGTTTAGTTCGATGCAAATTATTAGAGTTGTAACCTGTAATAGTATGCGTGTACAGATTTGCGGTATGATTAATGGCCAGGCACTTTTACACGCGTGCACACACGTATATAGATATCTAGACTCGTGTGTATCGACTTTTTCAATGAAAAAAGATAAGCGAAAGCATTTGATGTACATTACATTTTTTTTCGCAGCGTGTGATGCTTATTTATAATTTAACAACTAATTCGCCATAGCCCTCGTACTATCGATTTTGCATTATTCATTGACATTGACGCGATAAATGACGCGGAACCACCTGTATATCGCAAGGATACTCAAATTAGAGAATTGATTATCATTTGCCTCCGCAATACAGACATAAATTATATTCGTTGTTCGTGCACACGAATCAGCACGTGCATGCATGATTTTTTATCCGATTTTACGTGTTCTTCCATTTCCATGGAGATAAACATGACCGCTTGTATTATAACTGAAAagtaaataaattttatttaatttcttttatcTTGGACATGTGTATATATCCAATTTACatcatttaataattaaaatagtacaagtagaattttttattactactagagagagagagaaagggagagagagagagtgaaagacaaagagaaggaaagagagagggaaagagggtATGGTTTGAAtagaataatgtaaaattaatgggATTCTCAGAAGGacgagtttgactaaaaattctaCAAGGAAGGTTTATACCTATTGTACATCGTAGTACCGGAAATCCCTAAATTACACTTGTATAGGACAATCGTTCTAGCCGCAGGTATAATTCCGCTTCATAGCAACGGGAATTCGACAGTACATAGTACGGGAGTTTGCTGTACAATAACACCTTCCTATATTCATTTATATGCATCTCTTTATTCATAATTTCTAGAAATACGAATTATTATGTGTACCAATAAAGAACACGTTATATGTTCTATACAGATACGTGTCGTGTAACATGAGTGAAAATTTTATTTATGTTTCGTACCGTAACAATCTATTTACAGATAATgagatatatgtatacatatcatgAAGGCCTTTGTATACAAAAGGAAAAcgtaggaaaaaaagaaagcatttTTAATACTCTAACATACAACAGGTCCACTTCTCTTTCTAAGAGTCCAATATGCCTGCAATATTAATTTCAAGAGTCAAACATGCTTTATGCGTGTATATCACTTATAAAATTACAATTTAAAAAAGGTACTTTAATTCGTCTTCAGGAATGGATAGAAGCAATGCAATACTGCATGGAATGAATTAGGACCTTCGAATTTGAATATGATTAGTAATCATCGATCGATGCCACGAAGTTATACACACTTGAGATATTTAAATTCAAGCGCCTGAAATTATTGAAACTGCCTTGTTTTTAATAAAATAGCATTTGTATTTCATCATAAAATTTCGTTATCAAATCTCTGATAAATCAAAATgatgaaatttttttatttcgtgcAGTTCAATTAATCGTGAATGAACGAAAGTTTGTACTACATCCATCTTCTTTTAGATATTAATGAAATTTAACATCTTGTCGAAAATATCTCGATCTAGCACACATATTGTACATCTTTATGTGTAATTAGACATATATCTGCCTGTAATGGATAAAGAAATAGATAATCATCAGAACTGTTTGTCCTCGGAGTATACAATTGTTTAAAAAACACCTCTGATGAGTATCCTCGATGTAGTTGTTCATACAAATCGAAATAGATT encodes:
- the Mi-2 gene encoding chromodomain-helicase-DNA-binding protein Mi-2 homolog isoform X2 gives rise to the protein MASDEEVDESYAGEDDLDETGGQVSNINQQVDGSSDAEESQRLEEDDDYEPEERKKKKGKKRKARSEDKKGKKKKKKKKSDSGDESDFGGGGETGDVAGDDSDYAGNRKSRKSSSRKSSGHNAPAPPSQEPTTGMPTIEEVCNTFGLTDVQIEYTDADFQNLTTYKLFQQHVRPLLAKENPKVPMSKLMMLVAAKWRDFSELNPHTQPDADVPSANVDEDSRNARANRSNAVQEGEDEEDDDEDSDRKRKSRGSRAKKGKKASKVPTLKIKLGKRKRGSSDEEAEGSGAGTDRDSDMEFEQMLADAEEPSGADGTNKGNAEEGGVEPPAEPPVRRKAKTKIGNKTKKKKKTKTTSKFPDGEEGLQTDHQDYCEVCQQGGEIILCDTCPRAYHLVCLEPELEETPEGKWSCPHCEGEGIAGAAEDDDEHMEFCRICKDGGELLCCDSCTSAYHTHCLNPPLSEIPDGDWKCPRCSCPPIRGKVAKILTWRWKECPEAPSEEPSTSKAAPKQRRIREFFVKWADMSYWHCDWITELQLDVFHPLMFRNYSRKYDMDEPPKLEEPLDESDSRVKRLKEQDGATNRDEYNLEERFYRYGVRPEWLVVHRVINHRLSRDGRATYLVKWRELGYDQATWEDEHEDIPGLKQAIEYYLDLRAANCCDGSSSRKGKKGEKSKSKKSKTRELIDDEERTPKRYTPPPDKPTTDLKKKYERQPDYLDQTGMQLHPYQLEGLNWLRYSWGQGIDTILADEMGLGKTIQTITFLYSLYKEGHCKGPFLVSVPLSTIINWEREFETWAPDFYCVTYVGDKDSRIVIRENELSFEEGAVRGGRASKIRSNQIKFNVLLTSYELISIDSACLGSIDWAVLVVDEAHRLKSNQSKFFRLLASYNIAYKLLLTGTPLQNNLEELFHLLNFLCRDKFNDLAAFQNEFADISKEEQVKKLHELLGPHMLRRLKADVLKNMPSKSEFIVRVELSPMQKKYYKYILTRNFEALNPKGGGQQVSLLNIMMDLKKCCNHPYLFPAASQEAPTAPNGSYETSALIKAAGKLVLLSKMLKKLRDDGHRVLIFSQMTKMLDILEDYLEGEGYKYERIDGNITGAQRQEAIDRFNAPGAQQFVFLLSTRAGGLGINLATADTVIIYDSDWNPHNDIQAFSRAHRIGQANKVMIYRFVTRNSVEERVTQVAKRKMMLTHLVVRPGMGGKGANFSKQELDDILRFGTEELFKEEEGKEDEAIHYDDKAVAELLDRSKEGIEQKENWANEYLSSFKVASYVTKEGETEEEADTEIIKQEAENTDPAYWIKLLRHHYEQQQEDIARTLGKGKRIRKQVNYNDGGVTGDQSTRDDQPWQENLSDYNSDFSAPSDDDKEDDDFDEKGDGDLLSRRSRRRLERRDEKDRPLPPLLARVNGNIEVLGFNARQRKAFLNAIMRYGMPPQDAFNSQCIFSHFRLVRDLRGKSEKNFKAYVSLFMRHLCEPGADNAETFADGVPREGLSRQHVLTRIGVMSLIRKKVQEFEHINGYYSMPEMIRKPVEPVKVDGSGDGATGTSSTSATPATSNAPSPSPAATPTPTTVPGSTTTDSNKTNSDASEMKESKDDQKDKESADGKDAKEELKDSKEEEESNTEKDKDKEDIKKEEKDMDAETADKDKDKGEIKDEKSLMKRDEKVESNENKPKQEPEEDVVIVKDDEDETEKREEKDGKDKDVKDCDSEVIKPKRKFMFNIADGGFTELHTLWLNEEKAAVPGREYEIWHRRHDYWLLAGIVTHGYGRWQDIQNDIRFAIINEPFKMDVGKGNFLEIKNKFLARRFKLLEQALVIEEQLRRAAYLNLTQDPNHPAMSLNARFAEVECLAESHQHLSKESLAGNKPANAVLHKVLNQLEELLSDMKSDVSRLPATLARIPPVAQRLQMSERSILSRLAATAPGGSSSQSGQAALLAQQFPAGFSGGQLPATFAGAANFGNFRPQYSVPGQPPQGFTA